From one Trifolium pratense cultivar HEN17-A07 linkage group LG1, ARS_RC_1.1, whole genome shotgun sequence genomic stretch:
- the LOC123895800 gene encoding uncharacterized protein LOC123895800, producing MASPKLTKYERMRLENIRINKEMMATLNVQSKHFELYTNPAAVSSRGSKRGGRSITSRGRCPSSRGKNVLQDASPLLPNSSLIPTPTPDHTQTPTPSPTTSSPTPTPLPTTTSTPTPTTTSILISSPTQLPTTPTPTPLPSHIPQSLEQTQQQTQSSDIESQDDHVDQECLPEIMPYGNEFNPSSAVRFLTAAIKSKFDWYCPTWGKSTKDMRDLWFNEFKKYCTWEPKYEARICQIFDIKGDARFRGIMYQERFNYVKDPNYKPKYMSLPIWNQLKHYWATDKKYKNLSVANTINRASNEGSSMHTGGSISMGEHARRMEEATGIKPTFEEMFAKCHMKQNKSWVDNRAKNAFEGFKKRKTELSELSLTQNENGEGLSHESQLMPDEMTIWKEVVHRGKKGKLYGLGSLGSNISSKPCTSSFSFASKETNLEQELVKWQEKVKEQELENLQQKSKLEAQQKRIESTESMLVTLFGKLNMPLLQILQVELP from the exons ATGGCATCTCCAAAACTCACTAAATACGAACGCATGCGACTCGAAAACATTCGCATCAACAAGGAAATGATGGCCACACTCAATGTCCAATCTAAACACTTTGAACTCTATACCAA TCCTGCTGCT GTGTCAAGTAGAGGTTCAAAGAGAGGTGGGAGGTCCATAACCTCTCGAGGTCGATGCCCATCTAGTAGAGGGAAGAATGTTTTACAAGATGCATCTCCATTGTTGCCAAACTCATCACTAATCCCAACTCCAACACCAGACCATACGCAAACACCAACCCCATCACCTACAACTTCATCCCCAACACCAACCCCATTACCTACAACAACTTCGACCCCTACACCAACCACAACATCAATCCTAATCTCATCCCCAACCCAGTTGCCAACAACACCAACCCCAACACCATTACCATCACATATACCTCAAAGTTTGGAACAAACTCAACAACAAACTCAATCATCTGATATTGAATCTCAAGATGATCATGTTGATCAAGAATGCCTTCCAGAGATCATGCCTTATGGAAATGA attTAATCCATCTTCTGCTGTTCGTTTCTTGACTGCTGCCATTAAGAGCAAATTTGATTGGTATTGTCCTACATGGGGAAAATCAACAAAGGACATGAGAGATTTATGGTTTAATGAATTTAAG AAGTATTGTACATGGGAACCTAAATATGAGGCAAGGATTTGTCAAATTTTTGATATTAAGGGAGATGCTCGATTTAGGGGTATTATGTATCAGGAGAGGTTTAATTATGTCAAAGACCCAAATTACAAACCAAAATACATGTCTTTGCCAATCTGGAATCAATTGAAACATTATTGGGCTAcagataaaaaatataagaatttgTCAGTGGCAAATACTATAAATCGTGCTTCAAATGAAGGTAGTTCTATGCATACAGGCGGTTCTATATCTATGGGTGAGCATGCACGTAGAATG GAGGAAGCTACTGGAATCAAACCTACATTTGAGGAGATGTTTGCTAAGTGTCACATGAAACAGAACAAGTCTTGGGTTGATAATAGAGCTAAGAATGCATTT GAAGggtttaaaaagagaaaaactgAGCTCTCTGAATTATCATTGACTCAAAATGAGAATGGTGAGGGATTGTCTCATGAAAGCCAGCTTATGCCCGATGAAATGACGATTTGGAAGGAAGTAGTTCATAGAGGTAAAAAAGGGAAATTATATGGCCTTGGATCTCTAGGATCAAATATCTCTTCAAAGCCTTGTACTAGCTCATTCTCATTTGCATCCAAAGAAACAAATCTAGAACAAGAATTGGTTAAGTGGCAGGAAAAGGTAAAAGAACAAGAACTTGAGAATCTACAGCAAAAAAGTAAGTTAGAAGCGCAACAAAAAAGAATTGAATCAACTGAAAGCATGCTTGTTACTTTATTTGGAAAACTCAACATGCCACTACTTCAAATTTTGCAAGTGGAGCTCCCATAG
- the LOC123902616 gene encoding increased DNA methylation 1-like, whose product MEMETTNQNLETDTFKMQQQRRRGQLVVNGYFVYTRRKRIEHDSDNEKAKRLKTDENEQVKVKIGEEVKNDVVLWTSKRQRRPSFKLQVESEDDGSADKVVARVVNTKKSVASFSEKLLSVKELFDTGLLDGVPVVYVGCKKEASDSGLQGVIAGGGILCSCCLCNGRRIIPPSQFEIHANKIYKRATQYICFENGKSLLELLGVCRAAPLHALEATIQNFLCLPPEEKYFTCRSCRGCFPVSTVKRVGLICHSCIETSKSENGSMRAVGKRVRTPRPYLFSSPSSISETCVSSKTKKQKKKRTKSSKRVSMSKSSKKSASGPVLIQKNSLCNMETKSSKLTVKLKIAPITSNSKCSSPQNKSQWKINKKHQRLHKIIFEEDGLPDGAEVAYYARGQKYLEGIKMKSGIICRCCNTEISPAQFEIHAGWAYRRKPYAYIYTSNGVSLHELALFLSKDRKCTAKYNDLACIVCWDGGNLLLCDGCPRAFHKECASVSSTPRRCRYCPICQHKFLGEGSVALNPDAVAAGRVEGVDPIEQIAKRCIRIVKDIEAEIGGCAGGCALCRGSDFSRSGFGPRTIIICDQCEKKYHVGCLRDHKMAFLKELPEGDWLCCNDCTRIHSILGNLLVRVAESLPESLLGVIKKKQEERCLEPLNEIDIRWKLVNGKVASPETRPLLLEALSIFNECFDPIVDAATERDLIPSMVYGRNLQTQDFGGMYCALLMVNSFVVSAGMLRIFGRDIAELPLIATRHTNRGKGYFQTLFSCIERLLAFLNVKNLVLPAAEEAVSIWINKFGFSRMRPEQLVSYRKNCQQMMAFKGTVMLHKAVPQCRVIKS is encoded by the exons ATGGAAATGGAAACCACCAACCAAAACCTCGAAACCGACACTTTCAAGATGCAACAGCAACGGCGGCGAGGTCAGTTGGTGGTGAACGGTTACTTCGTTTACACACGACGTAAGAGGATCGAGCATGATTCCGACAACGAGAAAGCGAAGAGGCTCAAAACCGATGAAAATGAACAAGTTAAGGTGAAAATTGGTGAGGAAGTGAAGAACGACGTCGTTTTATGGACTTCGAAACGGCAGCGTAGACCGTCGTTTAAGTTGCAGGTTGAATCAGAAGATGATGGTTCTGCTGATAAGGTAGTTGCTCGCGTTGTGAATACGAAGAAGAGCGTTGCGTCGTTTAGCGAAAAGCTATTGTCTGTAAAAGAGCTCTTTGATACTGGTTTGCTCGATGGTGTTCCCGTTGTTTACGTCGGTTGTAAGAAGGAG GCTTCAGATTCGGGATTGCAGGGTGTAATTGCTGGCGGGGGGATATTGTGCTCGTGCTGTTTGTGCAATGGACGCAGA ATTATTCCCCCCTCCCAATTTGAGATTCATGcgaacaaaatatataaaagggCAACGCAGTATATTTGCTTTGAAAATGGGAAGAGTCTGCTTGAACTACTGGGAGTTTGCAGGGCAGCTCCCTTACATGCTTTGGAGGCCACTATTCAAAACTTTCTTTGTTTACCGCCTGAAGAGAAATATTTTACCTGCAGGAGTTGCAGAG GGtgtttccctgtttcaactgtGAAAAGAGTGGGGCTTATATGCCATTCTTGCATCGAAACAAGTAAATCTGAAAATGGTTCTATGCGTGCGGTTGGCAAAAGAGTCag GACTCCTCGACCGTATTTGTTCTCTAGTCCATCTAGTATTTCTGAAACGTGTGTCTCATCAAAAactaagaaacaaaagaagaagagaacAAA GTCATCAAAACGGGTTAGCATGTCAAAATCTTCCAAGAAGAGTGCTTCAGGGCCTGTTCTTATCCAGAAGAATAGTTTGTGCAACATGGAAACAAA GTCATCAAAACTGACAGTCAAGTTGAAGATTGCTCCAATTACGTCAAATTCAAAGTGTTCATCTCCACAAAATAAGAGTCAATGGAAGATCAATAAAAA GCATCAGCGAttgcataaaataatttttgaagaagATGGATTGCCTGATGGAGCTGAAGTAGCTTATTATGCCCGTGGACAG AAATATCTTGAGGGTATTAAAATGAAATCTGGAATTATTTGTCGATGCTGCAACACTGAG ATCAGCCCTGCACAGTTTGAGATTCATGCAGGGTGGGCTTATCGTAGGAAGCC TTATGCATATATCTACACTTCAAATGGTGTGTCTCTCCATGAGTTGGCATTATTCCTCTCAAAAGATCGCAAATGCACTGCAAAATATAATGATCTTGCATGCATTGTTTGTTGGGATGGTGGAAATCTGTTGCTCTGTGATGGATGCCCAAGGGCATTTCATAAAG AATGTGCATCTGTATCGAGTACTCCACGACGTTGCCGGTACTGTCCAATCTGTCAACACAAGTTCCTCGGAGAAGGATCTGTGGCTCTCAATCCTGATGCTGTGGCAGCTGGAAGAGTTGAAGGAGTTGATCCTATAGAACAGATTGCCAAGAGATGCATTCGCATAGTGAAAGATATTGAAGCTGAGATTGGTGGATGTGCTGGTGGATGTGCTTTATGCAG AGGTTCTGACTTCAGCAGATCAGGATTTGGTCCACGTACAATAATAATATGTGATCAG TGTGAAAAGAAATATCACGTGGGCTGTTTGAGGGATCATAAAATGGCCTTTTTGAAG GAATTGCCGGAAGGGGATTGGCTTTGCTGCAATGATTGCACAAGAATACATTCTATTTTAGGGAACCTCCTGGTTAGGGTGGCTGAGAGTCTCCCTGAATCTCTTTTGGGTGTTATAAAGAAAAAGCAAGAGGAAAGATGTTTGGAGCCCCTTAATGAGATTGATATAAGATGGAAACTTGTTAATGGCAAAGTTGCTTCTCCTGAAACCAGGCCGTTGCTGTTGGAGGCACTGTCAATATTCAAT GAATGCTTTGATCCTATAGTTGACGCAGCTACTGAACGTGACCTTATTCCTTCCATGGTTTATGG AAGGAATTTGCAGACTCAGGATTTTGGAGGAATGTATTGTGCATTATTAATGGTCAA TTCATTCGTGGTATCTGCGGGCATGCTTCGGATTTTTGGGAGAGATATTGCAGAACTCCCTTTAATTGCTACAAGACACACGAACCGTGGAAAG GGCTACTTCCAAACATTGTTCTCGTGTATTGAAAGGTTGCTGGCCTTCTTGAATGTGAAGAACCTTGTGCTACCAGCTGCTGAAGAAGCAGTATCCATATGGATAAATAAATTTGGGTTTAGCAGGATGAGACCTGAGCAG CTTGTCAGCTATAGAAAGAACTGCCAGCAGATGATGGCATTCAAAGGGACAGTTATGCTTCATAAAGCAGTACCTCAATGTCGGGTAATTAAATCATGA